One Tursiops truncatus isolate mTurTru1 chromosome 3, mTurTru1.mat.Y, whole genome shotgun sequence DNA segment encodes these proteins:
- the KIF20A gene encoding kinesin-like protein KIF20A — translation MSQGILSPPAGLLSDEEVVVSPMFESTAADLGSVVRKDLLSDCSVISTSLEDKQQVPSEDSTEKVKVYLRVRPLLSSELERQEDQGCVRIENIETLALQAPKDSFAQKSNERGIGQATHRFTFSQIFGPEVGQECFFNLTVKEMVKDVLKGQNWLIYTYGVTNSGKTHTIQGTIKDGGILPRSLALIFNSLQGQLHPTPDLKPVLSNEVMWLDSKQIRQEELKKLALLNGGLQEEELSTSLKKNVYIESRMGTSSSFDSGIAGLSSTSQFTSSSQLDETSHQWAQPDTAPVSVPADVRFSIWISFFEIYNELLYDLLEPHSQQRKRQTLRLCEDQNGNPYVKDLNWIHVQDAEEAWKLLKVGRKNQSFASTHLNQNSSRSHSIFSVRILHLQGEGDIIPKISELSLCDLAGSERCKDQKSGERLKEAGNINTSLHTLGRCITALRQNQQNRSKQNLVPFRDSKLTRVFQGFFTGRGRSCMIVNVNPCASTYDETLHVAKFSAITSQLVHAPPVQLGFPSLHSFIKEHSLRASPSLETGAKTDPCLDDDIENEVDISTYGKEELLQVVGAMKALLLKERQEKLRLEMQLRDEICNEMVEQMQQREQWCSEHLDTQKELLEEMYEEKLTILKESLTSFYQEELQERDEKIEELEALLKEARQQPVAHQQSVSELSLRRSQRLAASASTQQLQEIKAKLQQCKAELNSTTEELQKYQKMLEPPPSAKPFIVDVDKKLEEGQKNIRLLRTELQKLGESLQSAERACCHSTGAGKLRQALATCDDILIKQDQTLAELQNNMMLVKLDLRKKAACIAEQYHTVLKLQGQASTKKRLGANQENQQPNQQPPGKKPFLRNLLPRTPTCQSSTDYSPYARILRSRCSPLLKSGPFGKKY, via the exons ATGTCGCAAGGGATCCTTTCTCCACCAGCCGGCTTGCTGTCGGATGAGGAGGTCGTAGTCTCCCCCATGTTTGAGTCCACAGCTGCAGATTTGGGATCTGTGGTACGCAAGGACCTGCTGTCAGACTGCTCTGTCATCTCCACCTCCCTGGAAGACAAGCAGCAG GTTCCAtctgaagatagtacagagaaggTGAAAGTATACCTGAGGGTCAGGCCCTTGTTATCTTCAGAGTTAGAACGACAGGAGGATCAG GGTTGTGTCCGTATTGAGAATATAGAGACCCTTGCCCTACAGGCACCCAAGGACTCTTTTGCCCAGAAGAGCAATGAGCGAGGAATTGGACAGGCCACCCACAGATTCACCTTTTCCCAG ATCTTTGGGCCAGAAGTGGGCCAGGAATGTTTCTTCAACCTGACTGTGAAGGAGATGGTCAAGGATGTACTTAAAGGACAGAACTGGCTCATCTATACATATGGAGTCACCAACTCAGGGAAAACCCACACAATTCAAG GTACCATCAAGGATGGTGGGATCCTGCCCCGGTCCCTGGCTCTGATTTTCAACAGTCTCCAAGGCCAACTTCATCCAACACCTgatctgaagcctgtgctctccaACGAGGTAATGTGGCTAGACAGCAAGCAGATCCGGCAGGAGGAATTGAAGAAACTAGCCCTGCTAAATGGAGGCCTCCAAGAG GAGGAGCTGTCCACCTCCTTGAAGAAGAATGTCTACATTGAAAGTCGGATGGGTACCAGCAGCAGCTTTGACAGTGGCATTGCTGGGCTCTCCTCCACCAGTCAGTTTACCAGCAGTAGCCAGCTGGATG AAACGAGTCACCAATGGGCACAGCCAGACACTGCCCCAGTAAGTGTCCCTGCAGATGTTCGCTTCTCCATCTGGATCTCCTTCTTTGAGATCTACAATGAACTGCTTTATGACCTGTTAGAACCACATAGCCAGCAGCGCAAGAGGCAGACACTGCGGCTGTGTGAGGATCAGAATGGCAATCCCTACGTGAAAG ATCTCAATTGGATTCACGTTCAGGATGCTGAGGAGGCCTGGAAACTCCTGAAAGTGGGTCGTAAAAACCAGAGCTTTGCCAGCACCCACCTGAACCAGAACTCCAGCCGCAG TCATAGCATCTTCTCAGTCCGGATCCTGCACCTTCAGGGGGAAGGGGATATAATCCCCAAGATTAGCGA GTTATCACTCTGTGATCTGGCTGGTTCTGAGCGCTGCAAAGATCAAAAGAGTGGTGAGCGCCTGAAGGAAGCAGGAAACATTAACACTTCTCTGCACACCTTGGGCCGCTGTATTACTGCCCTGCGCCAAAACCAGCAGAACCG GTCAAAGCAGAACCTGGTTCCCTTCCGTGACAGCAAGTTGACTCGAGTGTTCCAAGGCTTCTTCACAGGCCGAGGCCGCTCCTGCATGATTGTCAATGTGAATCCCTGTGCATCTACCTATGATGAGACCCTTCATGTGGCCAAGTTCTCAGCCATTACTAGCCAG CTTGTGCATGCTCCACCTGTGCAACTGGGATTCCCATCGCTACATTCATTCATCAAGGAACACAGTCTGCGGGCATCTCCCAGCTTAGAGACTGGAGCTAAAACAGACCCATGCCTTGATGATGATATTGAAAATGAAGTTGACATCTCCACATATGGCAAGGAG GAGCTTCTACAGGTGGTGGGAGCCATGAAAGCACTGCTTTTGAAAGAACGGCAGGAAAAGTTGAGGCTGGAGATGCAGCTCCGTGATGAAATTTGCAATGAGATGGTGGAACAGATGCAACAGCGGGAACAGTGGTGCAG TGAACATTTGGACACCCAAAAGGAACTACTAGAGGAAATGTATGAAGAGAAACTAACGATCCTCAAGGAATCACTGACAAGTTTTTACCAAGAAGAACTTCAG GAGCGGGATGAGAAGATTGAAGAGCTAGAAGCTCTcttgaaggaagccagacagcAGCCAGTGGCCCATCAACAATCTGTGTCAGAACTGTCCCTACGGCGGTCACAAAGGTTGGCGGCTTCTGCCTCCACCCAGCAGCTCCAGGAGATTAAAGCTAAACTGCAACAATGCAAAGCAGAGCTAAACTCCACCACTGAAG aGCTGCAGAAATATCAGAAAATGTTAGAACCACCACCCTCAGCCAAGCCCTTCATCGTTGATGTGGACAAGAAGTTAGAGGAGGGCCAGAAG AATATAAGGCTGCTGCGGACAGAGCTTCAGAAACTTGGTGAGTCTCTCCAGTCAGCAGAAAGAGCCTGTTGCCACAGCACTGGAGCAGGAAAACTTCGCCAAGCCTTGGCCACATGTGATGACATCTTAATCAAACAG GATCAGACCCTGGCTGAGCTGCAGAATAACATGATGCTAGTAAAACTGGACCTTCGGAAGAAGGCAGCATGCATCGCGGAGCAGTATCATACTGTGCTGAAACTCCAAGGCCAGGCTTCTACCAAAAAGCGCCTCGGTGCCAACCAGGAAAACCAGCAACCAAACCAACAGCCCCCagggaagaaaccatttcttCGTAACTTACTGCCCCGAACACCCACCTGCCAAAGCTCAACAGACTACAGCCCTTATGCCCGGATCCTGCGCTCACGGTGCTCCCCTTTACTCAAATCTGGGCCTTTTGGCAAAAAATACTAA